ACTTTATTCGGTTATCCCGAATTTCCATAATCAGCTGAATACTTTTAAATGCAATATATGAAATTCCTAAAAACCCAATAAATTCAATTAACTTGTTACCATGTATCGTTATTTGGAAATCTCCTAACCAACTACTTTGTAATACTTTCACAATCATTAAAGGCAAAATAGATAGAAAAATAGCAATAGTATAATTCCTAAAATTATTTATTTTCTTTGATATTGAAATGTACATTCTAATTAATCCAACTTGATAGCAAACATATAAAGTGAAGAAAATAAGTTGATAACTTAAATATTTATTATTAAATAAGTTTTTACTATCATCTGAAAAAATGAGCACAAGCATAACGATCGTAATAATGCGATTATAAACAAGGCTCCTCTTCCCGATTAATCCTAATACGATGACTGGTAACATTAAGATTAAACAAATATAAAAGTAGGTAAAATCACCATATGGAATCATGATTTTAACCCCTCTGACACTTTATTTCTATCTAACTTACCATTAGCAGTTAATGGCAAGTCGTCTACAAAGCTGAAATTTCTAGGAATCATGTACTCAGGTAAATGAATTTTTAATTCATGCTTCAAATGCATGATCATCTCGTTTACATCTTCTATTTTTGGATTCGCGGGTATAACAGTAGCATGTAAATACTGAACTTTCTCGCCTTTTTTAATCGGTGTAATAACTGCTTGCAGCACTTCTGGCAATTGTTCCAACACCAGTTCAATTTCTTCAAGTTCCATACGATAGCCATTAATTTTTATTTGAAAATCAATTCTTCCTTGAATGAACCAATAACCATCATGAAATTCCGCCTTATCTCCAGTAAAATAGTTTAATTTACCATCAATATTTTTAAATACTTTATTATGTTTTTCCTCATCTTTTAAGTATCCTTGACTCACACTTTTACCTATAATCACAAGTTCTCCGTTATCCGTTAATTTTAATTGTGAATTTGGACGTACAGAACCTATTGGTAAAGGGTTGAATTGATTAAGAATATCTTGCGTAATTTGAATACTTGTCACCGCTACAGTTGCTTCAGTAGGACCATATGTATTATATATTGTTGAATCTTCAAATAGATTTAATAATTTCTGTGCCGTTTTGTGACTCAGTACCTCTCCACAGAAGAAAAACTGCTTTAATTTAGGATGACAGGCTTGATTAAATTCTGGTAACAATAGACACATTTCTAAAAACGATGGTGTCGATACCCAAGTTTCAACATCTTTGTTGTTTAACAAGTCATATAACTGTTTAGGCTTTTCAATCATTTTTTTATCAACAAGTTGTAACGTTCCACCTGTCATCAAACAAGGATAAATAGACATCACTGACAAATCAAAAGAAAATGGCGCTTGATTCAACCACATACTATAGTTGCCAAGCTTATTTAACTGCAACATCCAGTTGGTAAAATCCATTAAACTTTCATAACTAATTTGCACACCTTTAGGTAAGCCAGTTGACCCAGATGTAAAAATTGTATAAACAGTATCCTTGTCTTTTATTCTATTCATTCCATCTATATTTATTTGAACTTCAATACATTCTTCAATCGTAATTTGTTTAATTTGTATATCTTTCAATAAATTTCCAGTTGTATTAAAAATAAAAGAAGGCTCTACCTTCTCAATGATATGTTCTATTCTTTCTAAAGGAATCGATATATCTATTGGAACATATCCAATGCCTGCTTTCATACTCGCAATCATACCTACAATCATATAAGGTGACATGTGACCATATAGCACAATAGGCTTTTCAGAATCTTTGATCAACGTAGCTAATTTACTTGAATAAAGATTCAGTTCACGATAAGTCATTTCTTCATCTCTATAGTTGATAGCGACTGTATCACTATGCCACTTATCCATAAATGTTATTTGCTCTAAGATATCCCTCATATATGCTCTCCTTCTTTAAAATTCATTGTATATAAAATCGTTACTTGCACTTCCACCAGCATAAATCCAAAATAAAACAATCATGATTAAGAAATAGAAAATAGTTAATCCAATAATTTTGCAGTTCTCAGAAAGTAATATATCCCTAATTTTTTCCATCGTTAATCTCCTTATAATTTTATTTTGTAATTATTCTATTTTCATATTATATTCTATGCGCAACTAGATATCAACGAAAATATGTAAAATATTAGCATATTATGGAAATTAAAAGGAATATCGATGTTTTTATACATATAAAAATACAAGCAATATGACGCAAAAAAAGACTGCCGACAAGTTCACTTTAAGTGACTTTGTTAGCAGTCTGAAATAATCATTAAGATTATTGTTGTCTCAGTTAATGAGATTAAACTTTTACTTCATATTGTATTATTTCTTCACCGGTGTAACTGGCGCGTTACCTTCTATAATATGTTTTGCATTATCTACACATAGTTGCACCATGTTATCTCGTGTGTTTATTGAACTACTACCTATATGAGGTACTACGATTACTTGATCCATTTTTAAGAACGGATGATCCATAGATATAGGTTCATTTTCTACGACATCTAATGCAGCACCGAGAATTTCTTTTTGTTCTATTGCTTCTATTAAATCTGATTCTACGACATGTCCGCCTCGCCCGACGTTAATCAATATTGCAGAATCCTTCATTTTTTTAAAAGTTTCTTTATTAAATATACCTTTTGTTTCAGGGGTTAAAGGCGCAGTACACACTACGAAGTCACTTTCTTCTAACAATTGATCCATCGTTCTATATTCAACGTTCAACTGTTTTTCAGCATCTTCTTTTTTGGAGCGGTTATGGTATAAAACTTTGCAATTAAATCCTTTTAATCGTCTTGCAAACGCTTCTCCAATTGCACCCATGCCATATATACCGACTGTAGAACCATGAACATCTTTACCTGCTAATAAGTAAGGGCCCCAACTTTTCCATTCACCATTTTCTACATATTCAACCGCTTCTACTATTCTTCTAGCTGCAGTTAACATTAACGTAAAGCCTAGTTCTGCTGTTGTTTCTGTTAATACTTCTGGCGTATTAGTTACAACAACACCTTTGTTATGAGCAAGTTCAATGTCAATATTATCAAATCCAACTGCTAAGTTAACGACCCCTTTAATTTTTGGAGCTGATTCAAAGAAGGTCTCATCGATTTTCTCACTTAACGTTGTAATAACAATTGTTGCGTCTTTAGATCGTTTTAGAAATTCTTCTCTTGGCATAGGTTCTAATTCACTATTCCAAACATCTACTTCCGAAAATTGTTCGATTTGTTGTATGAATTTATCTGGTAATTGTCTTGCAACTAATACTTTTTCAGTCATGTTCCCATCTCCTTATTTAGCTTACTTAATCACTTCAAATAAGTTCTTAACACTATAAGTAGGTAATACTTCTTTCTTGTTAATTTCTTCTAAAGATGTAACGCCTGTTTGAACGTGTAAAGTATCAATACCACTATTAATACCGGCTAAAATATCTGTATCATATAAATCACCGATCATCACACATTCTTCTTTTGAAAGACCAATTTTTTCAATAGCTTGTTCCATAATGATTGTCTCAGGTTTTCCTATAAAGATCGGTGTTTGTCCTGTAGAGACACTTACAACACTTGTTAATGAACCATTACCAGGTAAGAACCCTCTTTCATTAGGAATTGAAACATCTTTATTTGTTGAAATAAATTTAGCGCCATTTCGGACAGCTAAACATGCAACTGATAATTTTTCATAAGAAATATTAACATCTAGTCCCATCACAACATAATCAACATGTTCATCTTCTTTAATGACTAAGCCGGCCTCACTTAAAGAGGTATTCAAGCCACTTCCACCAACCATATATACAGAAGCACCTGGTGATGTTTCACTTATATAACCAGCAGTCGCCATTGCTGATGTAATGACATGTTCACTTGAAGTATTAAATCCCATGTTATTTAATTTTTCTGCTACTTCTGCAGGTGTTTTTGAAGAATTATTCGTAACGAATAAATAATTTTTATGATGTTCATTTAAATATTCAATAAATTCAATAGCACCTTCAATTATCTCTGAACCTTTATACATCGTTCCATCTATATCTATTAAATAACCTTTATAGTCTTTCATTTTTATCTCCTTCGCCAAATGCTGTAACTGGTACATTTTCATTTTCTAAAAAATGTTTCGTATCCTGAATCGCTTGCTTATAAAATGGATTAGCTATTTCAAAAGTTTTTCTTAATTCATCATGATTGATATTTTCATAATTACGAATTAATTCTTTTCTATAGTCTATAGAATTTCTTACAGCTTCTGCAGTTGAAGGCTGAAATACTTTCTCAAGCTCCATAATATCTATAACATCTTTGTAATTTCCTGGATCTCTTAAAATAAATGCATCAATAATCAAATTCCCAATATCTACTACCGATTCAATCATCATATGTGCAATTCTTTCTAAAGCATATGGAGAATTCTTCTCAATTTCAAAATCAACTGTTAATTTTTCTAAATAATTTAATTTTAAATTTAATGTTTTGCTATCTACGAAATACATGTAGAAAACCTCCTATTCATATATCATAATATCATAATTTTGAATTATACGGCATTGCTCTGTATACTATACAATTAAAGAAAGCTTTAAAATAAAGGAGTAACTACTTATGATAGAAATGTTTTTATATGATGAAGAAGACGAAGCAAAAATAAAATTTGTTGGTTTTGTAGGTGAGCATAGTAGATATGATCTAACACTTATCTATACAGACAGACATTACGGTAAAACAATGGTACTGAATACGCAAAATAATACTTTTGGAATCATTGGTAGAGATGACTTAGAAGAAGACGGATACATTAGTCACATCTTAGGTCTTTCTCCAGAAGAAGGAGAAGAAGTTACTGAATATTTAAATGATGTTATTGATATTTAAAATGTACGCTATCTTTATTATAAATACGAAAAGAGCCCGGATTTTTCCGGGCTCTTTTTTATAAATAATCTTTTAAAGTATTTTTAGATGTTTGCTGTTCTTCAACGATTTCTTCTTCGACTGTTTCTTCTTCTTCTACTTCTTCGTTTTCTTGTTGTTTGTGTTGCTCTTGTTTACTATTTTGTTGTATTGTAGGTTCAATTTTCACATCATCTAATTTATTATCTTCGTCTACAAAATGTGCGTCTTCAGCTGTTAATCTAGTTATTTCTGCTTTAGTTAAGCGTCTTAACACAAAATATTTACATCCAAAGTTGCAGTACTCGAGTAAATAATCTTGAATAGCTGAAAATCGCTTATTTGAGTCGCTTTTTTTATTAGAATCATAATAAAAACCTTTTAAACGAAGTTGATCATAGCCAAAATCGCCAACAATAAAATCATATTTATCTAGAATTTCAGAATAACGTGATGTAAATTGCTCTTCATTGAATGATTGTTGATCATCTTTAATTACTTCAAAATAGTTATGGTCTATTTTAGTTAACATTCAATCACCTTATTAATTATTAAGTGCCTGCTCACCTAGTTTATGTTTTTGTTTAGCTGCTTCATTAACTTGTTCGTCAGCGTGATAAGAACTACGTACCATTGGTCCTGCTTGGCAATGTTTGAAGCCTTTTTCCATAGCGACTTTTCTTAATTTACCAAACTCTAACGGCGTATAATATTTTTGAACATTTAAATGTTTACGAGATGGTTGTAAATATTGTCCAATCGTCATAATATCAACATCATTTGCACGTAAATCATCCATTGTTTCGTATATTTCTTCAACAGTTTCGCCTAAACCTACCATCAAACTTGATTTTGTAGGGATGTCTGGATACATTTCTTTAGAGCGTCTTAAGAATTCTAACGTACGGTCATATTTTGCACGTGCTCTAACTCTTGGTGTTAATCGTCTAACTGTTTCGATATTATGGTTTAAAATATCTGGTTTAGAATCCATCAAAGTTTCTAACGCTTCATAGCTACCACCCATATCTGAAGGCAAGATTTCTATAGATGTATATGGATTCAATTCTCTTACTTTACGAACAGTTTCAGCATAAACATTTGAACCAGCATCTTTCAAGTCATCTCTCGCAACAGCCGTAATGACTACGTGTTTTAAGTTCATTAATTGAACTGATTCTGCAACACGTTGTGGTTCGTCTAAGTCTAGTTCATTTGGCAGACCTGTTTTAACTGCACAGAAACGACACGCTCTTGTACACACTGCGCCCAAAATCATAAATGTAGCAGTACGTCTCTCTCCCCAACATTCGTGAATATTTGGACATTTTGCTTCTTCACATACAGTATGAAGATTCTTTTCACGCATCATTTTCTTTAAGCCAGTGTAGTTCTTATTAGTATTTAACTTTATTTTTAACCAGTCTGGTTTACGTAATATTTCTTCATTTTTAGTAGCCATATACGCGAACACCCCTCTATAATTAATTTTCATCTTCGTTCATTATAACCAAAATACGTATAAATTTAAATGCTCGTTACACTTTCTTTTCACTTTGTAATAACTTTTGTTCGAAAATATTTCTTAAAAATTGAGGCATGATATAATTTATATTCATTTCTTTTAAAATCGGGAAATATCTACCAAAAGTATACATGTCAATTGTCCCTAACTTATATTGTTCGTGATCTTGAACTTCCTCACCTTTAACAAAACATTGACCTGTAGATTCAATATAACCGATATTTTTAAAGACATATCCGCCAAAAATATCTCCTCTAAACCCAAAACCGATCGCAACTTCATCCATATAGGACTGTTCCATCGCTTTATAAATAATTTGTTTAAGTTCTACACCTCTTAAATTAATAGAAACTGTATTAATTGGATGAGGTAACATTTGATGAACATCATATTCGGTTAATTCGTTTCCAGCTATACCTTTAACAATTAACCCTGCATTGATGATAGCACAATCTGCCTCTGTAAACTCTAAAACACTTTCACAAAGTAAATCTGTTGTATAGCTAGCACTATTTAAACGTCGTGGTAAAGATATCTCTCTACTTAGAATTGGCTTGTTTAAGAGTGCCCTACCTTTTTCTTCATAATTATTAGTGACTTCTTCTAATAAAGTTGTATCGAGAATACGAGCTTCTTTATGAATAACTTTATGATGTTCAATCTCTAAATCGACTTGTCCAACATAGTGCCCGTATTTACCAGCAGCAGCCATCAGCACACCGTTTTTTTCTTCACCATGTTCAAAATAATGATGCGTGTGTGCTCCGAAAATAACATCAATTTCTGGACATTCTTGGCATAATTGCTCATCAAAAAAGATTCCAACGTGGCTTAAGACAAGCAATACACCATAGTCTTCTTTAACTTGAGCAATTTCATTTTTTAATGCAAGTAATGGGGATGTCACTTTCCAGTCTAACGTTTCATATATATGGTTAAATGGTGCTGTAAGACCTATCATGCACACTTTTATACCATTCACATCTTTAACGACGTGAGATGTTAAATGGTTAGGTAAATTGCCTTCAAGATCAAATAAATTACAACACGTTACATCAAACTGAGCGTCATCATACAAGTGATTAAGTGCATCATGAGAAATTGTCATACCTTCATTGTTACCTATCGTGACAACATCAACATTGCTATCATTTAATATTTTAACATTTTCAGTACCTTGTGACGCTTCTGTTAATGGATGAAACAAATCTATATGGTCACCTATATCAATATATAAGGAATCTTGTTGAAGTTTGCTTCTTTCATTTTTAATATATTGAGATATTTTTGCATATGTATTTAAATGGCTATGAATATCATTCGTATGAAATATTGTGAGTTTCACAAATTCAACTCCTTATAAAACACTTTTTATAATCAAATATATACCTAAGATTAACATTGTAATCCTTAAAATTAAAACAACTGTATCTGATTTCATTCTACTATTAATTCTGACACCAATTTTCGCACCAAAGTAACTTGATATAATCAGTACAATTGCATGTACCCATAAAACATTACCTTGCAGAACGTGACTTACAGAACTCGATAGACTAGAGAAGAAAATCATCATCATACTTGTGCCTACTGCAACGTGGGGTGGGAATTTAAATACGATAATCATCAATGGTGTCATCAAGGCGCCACCACCTATTCCAAACAGCCCTGTCGTAATACCTACAATAAAAGCTGATACTACCGCAGCGACTGGCGGTATTCCATATTTATGCTGTTTCCCATATCTATCTGTAAATGATTTTAAATACTTTTCTTGTTGGAAATATTTAATTGGCTTCACATGGTTACGAATCATTAAAATTATAGAAATGAGAATAAGAAAAATCCCAAAATATAAATTAAATGAATCTAACGTGAAATACTTACTCAAATATGCACCAACTAAAGCACCAGGAATAATACCTATTAAGAATATCAGTCCATTTTTTATATCAACTTGCTTCGTTTTCAAATAGCCCAGTGTAGCTGTCAGACCAGTCGTAATTAAAATGACTGATGATGTACCTATTGCTCTTTGTGGGGTCATACCTGACAATAAATCGTGATCAATTCCAAAGTATACAAGTGATGGCACGATAATTATACCGCCACCTATTCCTACTAATGCACCTATGATTGCAGATAACACACCAATAATTACTAACACTAAATATGCCACTTCTGTCACCTCTAAAATAATTTAAGTTGTTTAGGCGCTAAACCTTCATATCTTATATCTAATAATTTTTGGTAAGTTTTGGCATTATGTGCAGCGTGACCACCTGAATTATTATTAAATACTACATAGATATCCTTTGCTTTCTGGTTTAATATTTTCACTTTATGAGTCAATTCTTTTAATTCATCTTCATTATAATCATATAAATATCTCACGTCACGCCACTCTTGATCTGTCATATCTTTTTTAGTCCAACCATTAACATTTCTGCCATGGTAACGAACAAAAGCGACATCATGTGTAATACGATTAATAAGTGGAATAGAGCCTTCTCCACTTTGAGGTTCATCACAAATACTATGAATAAATTTCATTTCAGTTAAAAATTCCAATGTATACTCTTTTACATCATCTCTAAACCAAGAACGATTACGAAATTCAATGCATACATCAAAATCTTTTAATTGCTCACGAACATATCGCAAATAATTAATATTTTGAGGTTGCAAATCAAACCAAGGTGGAAACTGAACGAGAATCATCGCTAACTTACCTGCCGCTTTCAAAGGTGCCATAGAATCTTTAAATAAATTAAATAACTCTACCTTACCCTCAGCAAAATCAGTAACTTCAGCATGACCAGTTAAAGCTTGATGAATTTTAACTACAAACTTAAAATTCTCAGGCGTTTCACGAATCCACTTTTCAATATTTCTTTGAGGTTGAATCGCATAATAAGTCGCATCCAATTCTACAATAGGAAAATGAGCAGCATATGCCTTTAATTTGTCTTTTTTATTAGAAAGATCCTCGTATAAACTATCATGATCTCCCCATCCAGTTAGGCCAATTTTTATCATATCTTATCACCATATTTATCATACCATACAGAGTATTTATAGTTCAGTTTGTTTGATTAAATTTATGTAATTTCTAACTCTTTTATCATCCTAACTTTACAAATTGGAATACGACTATTCATCTACAAAAAAACAGTTTTGATAATGATTGATATGAATTTTTCTACCACAACAATTTATAAAAACTATAATTTACCAACAAAATCCCCGCTATCTTTTTGTTGATAGCGGGGATTTTATGTTATATTGAAAGGTGTTAAGGATACCTTACATAATTTTATTAAATGATGGCTGTCATTGGATAATGTTTATGTCTAAGGTATTTTTTTCTGTTTTATTTTCCATTTTTACATCTCCTATTTCAATTTTAATACTTGTCCGATTTGTATCACATCTGATGTCAATCCGTTTAATTTTTTTAATGTTGCAACTGTTACCCCTGTTTTTTGGCTAATGCCCCACAGTGTATCTCCGTTAACGACTGTATATGTTGATGGGTTAGTTCCGATTGCTGCACCGTGTATTGCTTCTGCTAATGATTTTGTATATGCATTTAGATTATTTTTAATCGTGTTCATATCTTTAGTTGACGTAATAAATCCTAATTCTACAAGTCTATAATTGATATATTCTGCTTTTGCTACGTTGCAATGTAACAAATCACTTCTTTCTGTGATACCTCTTATCGTTCCAACATGCTTTTGTACGGCTGCTTGCAATGCTTTGTCAATATTATCTGCTGCTAATCCACTAGGTATAATAACGTGCCCTCCTGTTGCTGATGCCGATGCAGAATCTAAATGAAATTCCACAACGATTTCATACCCTTGTGATTTAACCCAATACAAACCATAATCAGTCGTGTTACCTATTTGTTGTCCGTATGCTGTATCTTGATACATATCTTGATCTTTACCATAAACTGCAACTGTGTTTCCTGCTTGTTTTAAATAGTTAGCTACTCTATCTACAATATTAGCTCTAATAAAATCTCTTTCATTTGTTCCATTTCCAACTGCACCTGGATCATTATATCCATGCCCTGCTACGATCATAATTTTTCTACTCATTTGAACTGCTCCTTTATTTTTAGATTGATCTAACTTTTCGTTTAATTTTGTAATATCATAATTTTCTATCGGCATGCCACTGCACACTCTTGTGACTTCGTTTGTAATATTTTCTCCTTTTTTGCGCAATTGAATATGCAAATGTTCACTCATTGGATTGTCATCATAATTCGTATTACCTTGTAAACCAATGATATCTCCTTGAATGACTTTATCTCCTTTTGAAAATTTCAAAGAATCTCTCATCATGTGTCCATATATCCAATCGTTACCATTGCTATCTCGAATTTCCATCGTTCCACCAAAATTACCAAATGGTTCACTAAGTATAACTGTCCCACTTGTAACTGCTGGAATATTATTTGTCTTGTTATTAAATACATCAAAAGCTCTATGATAGCCACTGCAATATGCATCGTAATTGATACCGTCTTCCGTATAGTTTCTATATCCGTATTGTTTCGGATATTCATCATAAGTTCTTGGATCTGATGATATTTCCCATCCTTTTTGAGTTAAATAATTGATTGCTGTTAACATTGAATCATCCTTTCAAATTTTATTTCTTTCCTGATTGTTTTAAAAACTGTTCTTGTTCTCTAGAGCGATTCGTTAAAATGAATGTATTTTTCCAAATTCCATAGAGTACAAATACAATTGGGATACCTGTATTGAGTACATTCATCCATGCATTTAACTTTTGAGGATTAAACCATTCAACTTGAACACCAGAAGCATTTAAAGCTAAATACAAAGCGCCAATAAATCCTCCTATCATTGCAACAAACTGCTTAACCTTATCCGGATCAATTTGAATTTTGTTTTCATCTTCTGAATAATTCAAGTTAACCTTATTTGTTTTGAAGTTCATTTTAACCATGTCTATCACCTCCTTGGTTACACTATAGTATAACTTTTGGTTGACGTCAATAACTTTTAGTTATATTTATGATATTTTTATTGAAAAAATATAACCAAGAGTTATAATGAAAGTATCAATCATATAAGGAGCGGGAAACTTATGGTGTCTGAAAATAAACTCTCTGAACAAATTAGTTTATTAAGAACGAAGAATGGATGGACGCAACAAAAGTTAGCGGACGAATTACAAGTTTCAAAACAATCCATTTCATATTGGGAAACAGGTCGTAAAGCACCAAAGATGAAAAAAATAGAAGAAATGGCTAAATTGTTTAACGTTAGCGTGAGTTATATGTTAGATGGGGAAGCTAAAAGAACTTATAACTCGACTGCTGAAACTATTGCAGCACATTTAGATGGAGAATTAACAGAAGAAGAACTAAAAAAAGTTTTAGAATATGTTGATTTCTTAAAACATCAAAATAAATAAAACGTATTTTAGACAAAACTTATGGTGGGGATAATTTGAACAGATATGAAAAAATGCTTATCAATAATGAACACATCGTCATAAAAGAAACAAATAACCTTCCACGACAATTGAAAGGTTTATATGTAGATGGATTAATTTTATTGAAAGATGATTTATCTAACAGAGAAAAGTTAGAAGTTCTAGGAGAAGAATTAGCCCATCATGATATTTCTTATGGAAATATACTTGATACAACAGAATTATGGAAATGGAAATTTGAACATAAAGCAAGAAGATTGGGCTTCGAGAAAATTATACCTTTAAAAAGTATCGTCCAAGCATATCAAGCAGGCGTGCATAATAAGTTTGAGCTCAGTAATTATTTAGATGTATCAGAAGGATATATAGATGAAGCTTTAGAACATTATAAACAGAAATATGGTATCAGTACTTGGTATGAGCATTATTTAATTAAATTTAATCCATTACAAGTGTACGAATATAAAGAAATACATTAGAAATATAAAAAATCACCCAATCCGTTGGAATCATTTTCGGATTGGGTGATTTTTTATATTCCTCTTTACCACTCTGCGATACTTCCGTCTTTATGTCTCCATACTGGATTGTGCCAGTCATGGCTTACTTTTGCCATTTCTCTAACATGATCTTCATCTATTTCTACGCCTAGTCCTGGCTTTTTAGGTATATTTACATAGCCATCTTGAAACTCAAATATTTCTTTATTTTTAACATAATCTAATATATCACTATCTTTATTGTAGTGAATGCCTAGGCTTTGTTCTTGTATAAATGCATTATGACAAGTTGCATCTACTTGTAAACAAGATGCTAACGCTATAGGACCAAGCGGACAGTGTGGAGCTGCGCCTACATCATGTGCTTCTGCCATAGAAATAATTTTTTTACATTCTGTAATGCCGCCTGCATGTGATAAGTCTGGTTGAATGATGTCTACATAACCACTTTCTAATATAGGTTTAAAGTCCCATCTTGAAAATAGTCTCTCTCCTAATGCTATTGGTATCGTTGTCGTTTGGCTAATTTCTCTTACGGCTTCTATATTTTCGCTTAATACGGGTTCTTCAATAAACATTGGTTTAAATTGTTCTAATTCTTTCGCTAATACTTTAGCCATTGGTCTATGTACTCTACCATGAAAATCAATGCCTATTCCTAATTGATTGCCAACCGCTTCACGTATACCCGCAACACGCTCTATCACAAGATCTATTTTTCCATAACTATCTACATATTGTAATTCTTCAGTTGCATTCATTTTTATTGCTTCAAAACCATTTTCTAAAGCTTTTTTTGCAGCATTTGAAGTATCTTGAGGTCTATCGCCACCAATCCAAGAATAGACTTTCATTGAATCTCTACATGCGCCACCTAATAGTTCATGTACAGGTGCATTATAATATTTCCCTTTTATATCCCATAAAGCTT
This portion of the Mammaliicoccus vitulinus genome encodes:
- a CDS encoding sulfite exporter TauE/SafE family protein, whose protein sequence is MAYLVLVIIGVLSAIIGALVGIGGGIIIVPSLVYFGIDHDLLSGMTPQRAIGTSSVILITTGLTATLGYLKTKQVDIKNGLIFLIGIIPGALVGAYLSKYFTLDSFNLYFGIFLILISIILMIRNHVKPIKYFQQEKYLKSFTDRYGKQHKYGIPPVAAVVSAFIVGITTGLFGIGGGALMTPLMIIVFKFPPHVAVGTSMMMIFFSSLSSSVSHVLQGNVLWVHAIVLIISSYFGAKIGVRINSRMKSDTVVLILRITMLILGIYLIIKSVL
- a CDS encoding DUF72 domain-containing protein, which gives rise to MIKIGLTGWGDHDSLYEDLSNKKDKLKAYAAHFPIVELDATYYAIQPQRNIEKWIRETPENFKFVVKIHQALTGHAEVTDFAEGKVELFNLFKDSMAPLKAAGKLAMILVQFPPWFDLQPQNINYLRYVREQLKDFDVCIEFRNRSWFRDDVKEYTLEFLTEMKFIHSICDEPQSGEGSIPLINRITHDVAFVRYHGRNVNGWTKKDMTDQEWRDVRYLYDYNEDELKELTHKVKILNQKAKDIYVVFNNNSGGHAAHNAKTYQKLLDIRYEGLAPKQLKLF
- a CDS encoding N-acetylmuramoyl-L-alanine amidase, producing MLTAINYLTQKGWEISSDPRTYDEYPKQYGYRNYTEDGINYDAYCSGYHRAFDVFNNKTNNIPAVTSGTVILSEPFGNFGGTMEIRDSNGNDWIYGHMMRDSLKFSKGDKVIQGDIIGLQGNTNYDDNPMSEHLHIQLRKKGENITNEVTRVCSGMPIENYDITKLNEKLDQSKNKGAVQMSRKIMIVAGHGYNDPGAVGNGTNERDFIRANIVDRVANYLKQAGNTVAVYGKDQDMYQDTAYGQQIGNTTDYGLYWVKSQGYEIVVEFHLDSASASATGGHVIIPSGLAADNIDKALQAAVQKHVGTIRGITERSDLLHCNVAKAEYINYRLVELGFITSTKDMNTIKNNLNAYTKSLAEAIHGAAIGTNPSTYTVVNGDTLWGISQKTGVTVATLKKLNGLTSDVIQIGQVLKLK
- a CDS encoding phage holin; the protein is MVKMNFKTNKVNLNYSEDENKIQIDPDKVKQFVAMIGGFIGALYLALNASGVQVEWFNPQKLNAWMNVLNTGIPIVFVLYGIWKNTFILTNRSREQEQFLKQSGKK
- a CDS encoding helix-turn-helix transcriptional regulator; amino-acid sequence: MVSENKLSEQISLLRTKNGWTQQKLADELQVSKQSISYWETGRKAPKMKKIEEMAKLFNVSVSYMLDGEAKRTYNSTAETIAAHLDGELTEEELKKVLEYVDFLKHQNK
- a CDS encoding ImmA/IrrE family metallo-endopeptidase translates to MNRYEKMLINNEHIVIKETNNLPRQLKGLYVDGLILLKDDLSNREKLEVLGEELAHHDISYGNILDTTELWKWKFEHKARRLGFEKIIPLKSIVQAYQAGVHNKFELSNYLDVSEGYIDEALEHYKQKYGISTWYEHYLIKFNPLQVYEYKEIH
- the dgoD gene encoding galactonate dehydratase, encoding MKIIDYELFQVPPRWLFLKITTDEGLIGWGEPVIEGKASTVGAAVDEFMQQLIGKNPLNIEDHWNMMYRSSFYRGGPILMSAISGIDQALWDIKGKYYNAPVHELLGGACRDSMKVYSWIGGDRPQDTSNAAKKALENGFEAIKMNATEELQYVDSYGKIDLVIERVAGIREAVGNQLGIGIDFHGRVHRPMAKVLAKELEQFKPMFIEEPVLSENIEAVREISQTTTIPIALGERLFSRWDFKPILESGYVDIIQPDLSHAGGITECKKIISMAEAHDVGAAPHCPLGPIALASCLQVDATCHNAFIQEQSLGIHYNKDSDILDYVKNKEIFEFQDGYVNIPKKPGLGVEIDEDHVREMAKVSHDWHNPVWRHKDGSIAEW